A single genomic interval of Rhodobacter sp. 24-YEA-8 harbors:
- a CDS encoding cyclopropane-fatty-acyl-phospholipid synthase family protein, with amino-acid sequence MSLLQTRFLASLEGIRHGRICLSTPEGHCHHFGSEGPEAVIRITDWALLAALATRGDVGFGESYVAGHWDSPDLEALLSLAIRNFDLLQGQGKPGWLAALGFRLTDRLRANSLSGSSRNIRAHYDVGNEFYQLWLDPGMSYSSALFDGTDDLETAQARKNDRILSRLAPGEHILEIGCGWGGFAERAAETGRHVTGLTLSPAQKGYADARLDGRAEIRLQDYRHAGGQYDNIVSVEMIEAVGERYWPAYFATLKARLAPGGRAVLQAITVPDAEFSIYRKRSDFIRQHIFPGGMLPSPAILRHQGARAGLELRASFSFGQDYARTCRIWAARMAGAAPRIRRFGYDEPFLRSWRYYLESCAATFATGRSDVVQVEFGHIGQMAQAA; translated from the coding sequence ATGAGCCTGCTACAGACCCGCTTTCTCGCCTCGCTTGAGGGTATCCGGCACGGGCGCATTTGCCTGAGCACCCCCGAGGGCCATTGTCATCATTTCGGATCAGAAGGCCCCGAGGCCGTGATCCGGATCACCGACTGGGCGCTGCTTGCGGCGCTGGCGACGCGCGGCGATGTTGGGTTTGGCGAAAGCTATGTCGCGGGCCATTGGGACAGCCCGGATCTCGAAGCGCTTCTCAGCCTTGCCATCCGCAATTTCGATCTTCTGCAGGGCCAGGGCAAACCGGGCTGGCTTGCCGCCCTCGGGTTTCGCCTGACCGACCGGCTGCGGGCCAATTCTCTCTCGGGGTCGTCGCGCAATATCCGGGCGCATTACGATGTCGGGAATGAATTTTACCAGCTCTGGCTTGATCCGGGCATGAGCTATTCCTCGGCTCTGTTCGACGGCACTGATGATCTGGAGACCGCCCAGGCGCGCAAGAATGACCGTATCCTGTCGCGGCTCGCCCCAGGTGAGCACATTCTCGAGATCGGCTGCGGCTGGGGCGGGTTTGCCGAACGCGCGGCCGAGACCGGTCGCCATGTCACAGGGCTGACGCTGTCGCCCGCACAAAAGGGCTATGCCGATGCACGGCTTGACGGGCGAGCCGAGATCCGGCTGCAGGACTATCGCCATGCCGGCGGGCAATATGACAATATCGTCTCGGTCGAGATGATCGAGGCCGTCGGCGAACGCTATTGGCCCGCCTATTTCGCCACGCTGAAGGCGCGCCTTGCCCCTGGCGGGCGGGCTGTCTTGCAGGCGATAACTGTGCCGGATGCCGAATTCTCGATCTATCGCAAACGCTCGGATTTCATCCGTCAGCATATCTTTCCGGGCGGTATGCTGCCCAGCCCGGCGATCCTGCGCCATCAGGGCGCCAGGGCCGGGCTGGAGCTGCGCGCGAGCTTCTCTTTCGGGCAGGATTACGCCCGCACCTGCCGGATCTGGGCTGCGCGCATGGCCGGGGCCGCCCCCCGCATCCGCCGCTTTGGCTATGACGAGCCCTTCCTGCGCAGCTGGCGCTATTATCTGGAAAGCTGCGCCGCGACCTTTGCGACCGGGCG